One window from the genome of Choloepus didactylus isolate mChoDid1 chromosome 2, mChoDid1.pri, whole genome shotgun sequence encodes:
- the LOC119527349 gene encoding 40S ribosomal protein S29-like, translated as MGHQQLYWSHPRKFGQGSRSCRVCSNQHGLIRKYGLNMCRQCFRQYAKDIGFIKLD; from the coding sequence ATGGGTCACCAGCAGCTCTACTGGAGTCATCCCCGAAAATTCGGCCAGGGTTCTCGCTCTTGCCGCGTCTGCTCAAACCAGCACGGTCTGATCCGGAAATACGGCCTCAATATGTGCCGCCAGTGTTTCCGTCAGTACGCGAAGGATATAGGCTTCATCAAGTTGGACTAA
- the LOC119527346 gene encoding 40S ribosomal protein S29, giving the protein MGHQQLYWSHPRKFGQGSRSCRVCSNRHGLIRKYGLNMCRQCFRQYAKDIGFIKLD; this is encoded by the coding sequence ATGGGTCACCAGCAGCTCTACTGGAGTCATCCCCGAAAATTCGGCCAGGGTTCTCGCTCTTGCCGTGTCTGCTCAAACCGGCACGGTCTGATCCGGAAATACGGCCTCAATATGTGCCGCCAGTGTTTCCGTCAGTACGCGAAGGATATAGGCTTCATCAAGTTGGACTAA